Within Sorangiineae bacterium MSr11367, the genomic segment GCGCCGCCGAACTCCTCGAGCGCGTCCGAATAGGGGTAAACGCGGACCGATGTCGGCAAGTAGCGCGCGGCGAATCCTAGCCGCATTTTGTCGGTGGCGCCCGAGTGCGGGTGCGACGCATGCATCAACGTCGACCAGAAGATGATGAACTGCCCTTTTCGCATCACTTGGGAGACGGCCTTCGCTTCGTCGGGGCTCCAATTCGGGTCTTTTTGCAGCTGCCGATAGTCGTACCCGAAGAATCCGCGCTTGATTCCGCCCTTCTCGACGTTGTTGATGGACTTGTCGTCGTAGACCATCGTCTTCGACTCGTCGTAATTCATCGTCTTGTGCGAGCCGGGAATGAACTGAAGGCAGCCATTTTCCACCGAGGCGTCGGTGAAAGCGGCCCAAACCGTGATGGTGCCGCCGAACTCCGCGTCCTCCGGCCAAACGATTTGAGGGTGCTTCGACCCCGCAACGTTGGAGAAATTGTCGGCCTGGTGCCAGTCGGTCCCCTCGTCCCCTGGATACTTGGGGAAAAACTCCGTGCGCCAACACAAAGTATCGGGCCCCAGGATGCTCGACACGCGATCCACGATTTCGGGACGGGTGATGTGCTCCGCGAGAAAGTCGACGTCCAAATGCCGGTCATAATTGGCCAGATTGGTATTTCCGGAGATGGCACGATCCTGCCTGTAGATGGCCTTTTTCGTGTTGATAAGCTTGGGGCGTAAGCCTTGGAAATGTTTTTCCATTTCCTCTTCGCCGTACAAGTCGAACGGGCCGATGTAACCATCTCGATGAAACTGCGCGAGCGCCTCGGGGCTCAGCGCAAAGTCGACCGTCTGCTTCATACAAGTATCTCCTTTGCCGTTACGAGTGTTAAGCGAATAAGGGGCGTGGATGATGCGCACTGCGCCTAAGCGGCGCAACTCATGGAACAGCGACTTGGCGAACTTTTAATTCCGAAGACTCGAAGCAACGGTGCGTCGAACGAGCCGACGCAACGCATCTCCGATTAAACGCTCGCCGCAGCCTCCACGACCGAGATTGGCACTTTAAGGAAAAAGGCTCAGCACGACAGTAGTAGCCCCTACTGTCACGTCAAGCAGATCATTTATGAATCGCAATGCGATGTTTCTCAAACAACGTATTGGTCTGGTTGAGCGATGTTACTTCCGAATGGAAGAGGCAGTTCCGCACCATTGAATAAGCGGCGGCAATCGGGGCATGTGCCTATCCATTCGATGTTCCAGCGGATAGTGCGAGGCGAGCGCTGGCCAGGTCGGGCCTTGTCTGTCTCGTCTTGTCTCGTCTTGTCTCGTCTTGTCTTGTTTGCCTTGCCAGGCCTTTCTGGGCACGAGTCGTTTCGACCTCACTCCGAGACGATAGGCGCCGGCATCGTGCGCGACTTGGGCAATGTTGACGGAATCATGCCGCAGCCCGAAATGGCGCGGGCAACCCGCACCATGTGCGCGTCGAACGTTGCCATGGCAGCAGCGTCGAGCCATGCAACGTTCACGGGGTGAACGCGTCGTAGGCCAGGAGGCCTCCGAGTTTGCGCAACCAAGCGCACGCCTCAAGCACACCTCAGGCACACCTCAAGCAAAAGGCAGTCCTACCTCCATCGACGAGCGAAGCGATCGAATGCGGTAGCCCCTGGATGAATGTCGATCCACCTCGTGGAGCCCGGCGGTAAGAAAGGAAGAATGCGAAGCGATATTCTCGATATCGCTGTTCGGCACGCCGGGGCATCGCTGCTTTGGCCCCCCCTGGGCGGCGCCCATCGAATCGGCCTGGATATCCGGCCGTCAATAGAGTGCGAAATTCGTCGAGTCGAGGAGGCTGACGCATAGCATACGGGCCGCCGACTCGACGGTCCCGCAGCCGACATCCGGACCTGCGGAGAGGCAGTCCTTCATATCCTGGATCATCTGCCCGCGCTCCTCCAGGGACGGATCTCGCGACCAGGCACGCCGTGCCAGGTTCGTGGCAATCGCGCCGAGGTCCGATGCTCCGGAAACACCGGCCGGATCGAAGCCAGGCGGAAGCACCTCGGAACCGTAAGCACATAGCATTTGTGCAATTTCGCGCTGCGCGAGTGTGATGCGCATGCTCGTACTCGTGGCCCGGCGCTCGCCCGGCATGCAGCCTCCGAGCTCGTTCGCCGCGATCAAGTATGCGTCCCGGTCGAAGCCGCGCGACGCGATGGGGGACGGAACTCGTGTCACCAGAGCGGGATCCACATTTGCGAGCTCCTTCACCGCACCTTGTGGGGACACCACGTACCGATCGCGAATGACGGGGAGGAAGGCGCCATCGACGTATTTGCGGCCGAGGAATCGATAGTCGCAGTATCCAATTGGCGTGCCAAACGTTGCCATGGCCGCGGCGTCGAGCCACGTCTCACCGGAAAGAAGCTTGGTGGCACCGGAGGACCATGACGGAGCGTTCTCGGTGCCGGAGGGAGCATCGGCGGGGGCGTCGTAGAGCAGGCTCGTAAGAATCATCTTTTGAACGCGCGGGATGCTCCCCGTGCGCCGGAGCTCACGCGCCACCACGGCACGCACGGCGGGCAGGTCGTAATCCGGACGAACGAAGCCATTTTGCCACCACGAAACGAACCGCCGAAGCTCTCGATCGGCCGCGGCTTCCCAGAAATCTCCGCGCGCGATCAGGGCTTTGCCGATTTGTTCCAGCCGCTCGCGCTGCGCGTCCGAGGCGGGAGGGAGCCTCCTCAAGGGCGATAGATCCACGAAGGCCTCCGTATCCGTACACCCGATACGACGCGTTCCGTCGGGACACGTGTCGTTGCGCGTGCCAGGCAACCCCTCTTCCTGAAGCGTCACGAGATTGACCTCGTCGTAGGGATGGTCGGCGTAAACGCAGCCGACGGTTCCCAAATCAATGGGTGTACCCAGCGTGTCCGACACGCACGGACGGTACGAACCGCACACGCAGAAGTCGGCCGCGATTTCGAAGCCAAAGGACCCGTACTTCCCAACACCATTCTCGAACCAAAGGGCTCCGTCTTGGAAGTATCGTCCGTGCCATACCGCGGCAATGGGCGCGAACCCGACGACTTCATCGGGACGCGCATTCCGACCTAGAAACGTCGTGAACAGAGAACGTGTCCAATCGGAATCGAGCTCCCCCCCGAAGGTCACCGTCTTGACGAAGGCGGGGTGAATGGCCGCCTTCAGGGTGAACGCGTCATAGGCCAGTGGCACATCCGGATCGTGCAACTGCCGCACCAGGCGATCGAGATCCACGTTCGCTCGAGGCGACGATCCCCCGAACCGCCCCTTACCGGAGACGATCTCGCTCCACCAACGTGCCTGCGTTACCGGGTATTCGGACTTATGCATGAAAGCATCCACGGTCTCCTCGACGCTGCGCAAGGCACAGGCGTCGAGTTCCGCCAAGGTCGGAGTGCGCCCGAGCAAATCGATGGCCGTGCGCCGGCAGATTTCCGCGTTGGATGCCGTCCGCGGACGCAGCTTTTCGTCGTGAAAGAGCGGCAGCAGCACTTGGTCGATGGGATTGCTGCAATGCGCACCCAACGCCGGATCGCAAGGGGCACCACCGTCTCTGCGCGGAGGCCCCTCGGGGACGGGCTGGGTCGGATCGTCGTCGGCAGGCAGCGGGGTACCCGCCGAGCTGCCTGCCACGCATGCCGTGGCGGCGGAAACGGTCGCAGTCAACGCAAAGAATTTGACGAATTGCATTCGGTCCTCCCTTTCTCGGTGCACCGTTTCATCCAAATAGCCGTCGAATGGGATCACTCACCGCGGGAAATCCATAATTGGGATTGGCGGCGTCGAGGCCCATGGCCGAGAGCACCATGGCGAGGAATTGATCCGGCGCATACCGCTCGGCAATTTTGTCCGCGCGGTAGTCGTCCGTGCTCGGTGCGGAGAGCACGCGTCCACCGCGAAGGCCAGCGCCCATGCATGCGTGGGCAAGGTAATAGCAAGATGGGTCATTGCCGTGGTCGGTGCCTTCACCGGCGCTGAATCCGGTCTCATCGGAGCCCGGGTCCCGGCCAAAATCGCTGGTCGTGCAAACCAACGTCGTATCCAAAAGCGACTTGCCCGGCAGCAGCGGATCGGCCACACGCGAGAGAACGAAATGGATGGTCGGCCAGAACCGCCCCACCGCCCGATACAGCGCGCGGCAGGTGCGAAACTCCTGGAAGTGACTGTCGAACCCGTCGATCTCCACGGTGACTGCGCGGCTTCCGAGCTGCAGGAGCCGCACGGCCATTCCGAGATCCACCGCGGCGTCGATCAGCGATTGCTGATTCGGGTCGTCCACGGCGCGCGTGAAGGCATCGAAGAGCATCTGGTTCGTGAGCGGCACCATGTGCCCGGATCGATCGGGTGAAATGTCCACCGTGCCCCGCGCCTCGGAGTGCTTGTTCGGATTGGCGACATTGACCCAATTCGCAAGCGCAGGGCCGACCGTCGCACCGCTGGCCCGCAGATGCTCCATGGTCGCCGCCGCCGCCCCATTGGAACCGGACCGCCGCGCCGCGATGCCCCGATCGAAGCGGGTACGCCACGTCGCGTCCCTCGACCAATCATGTCCGGTGCGGGCGCGCACGTCGTTCTGGTCGACGGGACTCGGACGCGAGCCGGGCAGAGCCTTCGCACCACTGACGGCGATGGGCGTATGCTCGGAGAGAAAGTGCGGTGCGCGCCCGAAGGGCACCCTGGGATGCAGGTGAAAGCCTGGAGCGTCCGTCGGCGAACTCGCCCCGGCCAACCCTGCATAGATGCGGGAGAGAATTCCAATGCCCGAGGGTTCGGCGGACCCGGTGGCGCAGACGCTCTCGTCGCGGGTGTGGTCACCCCGGCCGGGATCCCACGAGCCTACGACGGAGAATCCTTCTGCCCTGGCGAAGTCGCGCATTCGGAGAACGGACAGGCCATTCCAGGCGCCGGGAAGCAGATACGCCGAGTCGGGTACGGGGGCCTCCCCGAAGGAGGGAATGCAATCATCGAGAAATGCCCCCACGGGAAAGGGCAAGTCGCCTTGGATCAAGCCATACGGATTGTATCTCTTCTTGCTGCTTGCATAGAACGCCGCGCTGGAGCGAATTCCGAGCGTGAAGTTCAGAATGAGCACGCGCCGGGCCGGGGCCCCCGAAGGCAGCGCCGCACGCGCCTCGCGCCCCGCACCGAAGCCAGGAATGCACGCGATGCCCGCGCCAACGATGGCACCTTTGAGCAACGTGCGCCGCAACATCGTTCTTCGATCCGTTCCATGATCCATGACATTCCTCCTCACTTGCTCGCCCCATCGTCGATCCAGCGTTTGATGAGGAGTCGCGCCCGCTCCTCCAGGGGTTGAAACGACGCGC encodes:
- a CDS encoding DUF1501 domain-containing protein; translation: MDHGTDRRTMLRRTLLKGAIVGAGIACIPGFGAGREARAALPSGAPARRVLILNFTLGIRSSAAFYASSKKRYNPYGLIQGDLPFPVGAFLDDCIPSFGEAPVPDSAYLLPGAWNGLSVLRMRDFARAEGFSVVGSWDPGRGDHTRDESVCATGSAEPSGIGILSRIYAGLAGASSPTDAPGFHLHPRVPFGRAPHFLSEHTPIAVSGAKALPGSRPSPVDQNDVRARTGHDWSRDATWRTRFDRGIAARRSGSNGAAAATMEHLRASGATVGPALANWVNVANPNKHSEARGTVDISPDRSGHMVPLTNQMLFDAFTRAVDDPNQQSLIDAAVDLGMAVRLLQLGSRAVTVEIDGFDSHFQEFRTCRALYRAVGRFWPTIHFVLSRVADPLLPGKSLLDTTLVCTTSDFGRDPGSDETGFSAGEGTDHGNDPSCYYLAHACMGAGLRGGRVLSAPSTDDYRADKIAERYAPDQFLAMVLSAMGLDAANPNYGFPAVSDPIRRLFG
- a CDS encoding DUF1549 domain-containing protein; translation: MQFVKFFALTATVSAATACVAGSSAGTPLPADDDPTQPVPEGPPRRDGGAPCDPALGAHCSNPIDQVLLPLFHDEKLRPRTASNAEICRRTAIDLLGRTPTLAELDACALRSVEETVDAFMHKSEYPVTQARWWSEIVSGKGRFGGSSPRANVDLDRLVRQLHDPDVPLAYDAFTLKAAIHPAFVKTVTFGGELDSDWTRSLFTTFLGRNARPDEVVGFAPIAAVWHGRYFQDGALWFENGVGKYGSFGFEIAADFCVCGSYRPCVSDTLGTPIDLGTVGCVYADHPYDEVNLVTLQEEGLPGTRNDTCPDGTRRIGCTDTEAFVDLSPLRRLPPASDAQRERLEQIGKALIARGDFWEAAADRELRRFVSWWQNGFVRPDYDLPAVRAVVARELRRTGSIPRVQKMILTSLLYDAPADAPSGTENAPSWSSGATKLLSGETWLDAAAMATFGTPIGYCDYRFLGRKYVDGAFLPVIRDRYVVSPQGAVKELANVDPALVTRVPSPIASRGFDRDAYLIAANELGGCMPGERRATSTSMRITLAQREIAQMLCAYGSEVLPPGFDPAGVSGASDLGAIATNLARRAWSRDPSLEERGQMIQDMKDCLSAGPDVGCGTVESAARMLCVSLLDSTNFALY
- a CDS encoding chlorinating enzyme, encoding MKQTVDFALSPEALAQFHRDGYIGPFDLYGEEEMEKHFQGLRPKLINTKKAIYRQDRAISGNTNLANYDRHLDVDFLAEHITRPEIVDRVSSILGPDTLCWRTEFFPKYPGDEGTDWHQADNFSNVAGSKHPQIVWPEDAEFGGTITVWAAFTDASVENGCLQFIPGSHKTMNYDESKTMVYDDKSINNVEKGGIKRGFFGYDYRQLQKDPNWSPDEAKAVSQVMRKGQFIIFWSTLMHASHPHSGATDKMRLGFAARYLPTSVRVYPYSDALEEFGGAASLEKFGNVLTTGVNRFNHNRFVEQTVNGYRFPVRSEVGLR